The sequence below is a genomic window from Pygocentrus nattereri isolate fPygNat1 chromosome 16, fPygNat1.pri, whole genome shotgun sequence.
CACTTCAGGCGTGTACCGTTTTTTTCCCACCTGTTCCTCCCCCACAAAATCCACCACACAAGCTTCaactgaaacaaagaaaatgagtTCCATGCAAAAGTGGGCATTAGCTTTGAAGTAATTTCCTGAGTGTGTAAAAATCGCTGCCTTGTTAATCATTACATTACAACATCATTGAGCTGCATGAAAGCAAAAACTGTGAGATCGCCTAGTTTCTGACTATCCTGGAGCAGCTTATCCTTTGTCATCCAACCCCAGCCTTCTCTTTACAGCCACGTTGTACACTATTAACTTTATTAACCCTGTTACCCGAGCCATGTATGAAATGACTGTAACAGCACTGACTTTTATGAGGAATTTGTAATGGACATTAATGGGGGAAACTAAAAATCTTTTTCACACTGATAGCACAAGAAAAAAAGTATGTCTCCTGACTTTATGAAAATGAAGAGAGCAGTTGCCGCAGGGCAAAGAGGTAGTTAGAGTACCTAAAGAAAATAGCAGTTCAACATATTTGTTCAGTTTGTGCAACTTTTGTGAAATGTCTCCAGTATTTGACCTGTTAAAATAAGACACTGTATTCTGAACACAGTAACAAAGTGACAACAAAGGCACTGCTTCGTTCTACCTGCTGTTTTCTTTAGCACACCACATAAAGTCAGTTCTTCAGCTAAGGGCTCCACCTGTTCACACTGGCACCCTTTCAAGCAGACCTGGGAAGAAAGACTTAACGTTCTGAAAAGAGCTCTCAATTTGAGAATAACAGGTCAATcttaaaaatgatttgaaatgtttctttCACAATCATCTGCACACAGGACAGTGACAAAGAAAAGTCGCTCAGACATAGTTTTGTGTAAATCACTAATACATCAAAAAATGATTGCAAAATAGGAAGAGAACAAAGagtactgtaataataaaagtaaatgaattTCCTTCATTTAAGTGATCAAAAACATTTGCTAAAATCAAAGCATGACATATGTACATCTAGAAATTTGATTTTTGAATCAAGACCATCACCCATTCAGGAGGATGTGACTATATAAGGCcaaattctgttttttgtttgtgaggCGTAGACATGGTGAGTCACAATCTCACAGGGGACAGTCCTCTCAGAGGAAAAAGATGAAACAACCAAACCAGCAGGGCAGGTTATGAGGTAGTGCCTGTGTCACAAGCCCCACCCCCCAGCAGGCTTTCTTATAGAGTCTGTTTTCACACCGTGTACCATATTTGTGCAAGAAGACCACAAGGAGCCACTTCAACAGCAAGAGAAGCAACAAAAGGCATCAGAGAAACAAGATGGTGTCTGCTGGGCTACAGATGCTGGGCGCTGCCCTTGGCATCATTGGCTGGATTGGTGTTATCATCACCTGCGCTCTTCCTATGTGGAGGGTCACAGCCTTCATTGGCAGCAACATCGTCACTTCGCAGATATCATGGGAAGGCATCTGGATGAGCTGTGTGGTGCAGAGCACTGGGCAGATGCAGTGTAAGGTGTATGACTCCATGCTGGCCCTTTCCTCAGACCTCCAGGCCGCACGGGCCCTAACCGTCATCTCCATCGTGGTGGGCCTCATGGGTATCTTCCTGGCTATGGCTGGAGGGAAATGCACCAACTGCGTGGAAGATGAGAAGTCCAAGGCAAAGGTTGCTGTGACAGCGGGTGTGGTTTTCATCATTTCCGGGGTGCTGTGCTTGATCCCTGTGTGCTGGACTGCCCAAACCATCATCCAGGACTTCTACAACCCTATGCTGAACCAGGCACAGAAGAGGGAGCTGGGGGCAGCGCTGTTCATCGGCTGGGGAGCTGCTGCTCTGTTGATCATCGGAGGAGGTCTGCTGTGCTCCAGCTGCCCACCGAAAGACAACAGCCCATACACAGCCAAGTACAATGCTGCTCGCTCTGCCTCTGCCCCATCCACCAAGGACTACGTCTGAAGAGTTCTGGAGCCTCAAGAACTGATTGTGCCCCCATGTTTACTGTCTTATGTCCAGCAAGTACTGTCTCACTAATACTCTGAGAAGACTTCTGATGGACAATTGCAACAGCCAAAGTTACTGGTTTctgacacacacatatttacattttacccaGAATATGACAAGGAACCACAATGAAAAGCTTTCTTCTTTGCTATAACTGGTAGTTTGTGGTGTAAAAGTATGGCTTTATTTTATAGTCTTAGCACAACTGCTGAGTCAAGTTtagaaatgtcatttttcacttttgttaAGCTTTAAGTATCTAattgttttgtaaataaatatttttgtacagtatacctcatttttatttttcttgtgtcaaaacatggaaaaaaattcaCAGCTGTTTCATCTGACATGTTTTGTGTTCACTGGTTTTGGAAATTAAACAAGCGTtatgacttttgaacagtagtgttgGAATGCTCAGTTTTTGTATAGAATTCAACTCTGTGGCTGTGAGGAAAATGTTTTCAAAGGGAGTCATGCTATCATGACAATCCAGTTCAGGCGTGGCTCAATCAAGAAAACCTGCCACAGATCACGTAACATGTAATTGCATATGTATGAGAAAGGTTTCAAGCTCATAGCTTTTATTAAAACTATTAAGCATTTTTTCTATAGCACTAAAAGGAACACTGCCAAGAAAGGAACTAGTATAATTTTTCAGTTTGGGAAGTAAACTAGTCAACATTTCCAGTACCTGGGTGGCACCTTTTGAACTTAGTTCATTTGTCATTGTACTCACTCTTGGGTCATTTCCATCATGGACCCTTTGTATTGTTTACATCCCCAAATGACAccaaaatgatatttttcaaCTATAAAGTGAAGTCAGTTATTTTTTGGCAAGAAAAAATCAATCACAGGGTTGATATCAAACAAGCCTTCTCACTTATCATCTGTAGGAATTGTTCCAATGTGAATGTTCCAATAAATTAATGATTcgttgattggttgattgattgattgattgattgactgacaGGCCCTTTTTGAGGCCCTAAAAAGTTAAAGTCAACAGTGGAATCAACTGCCAATTCtttacataacaaaaaaaagaatgaacatttaaaaactattttaaagtttaaataaccTTTGCATAAAGTGAGTGTTCTATAATAATTAAAGTTTTATCAAAGACCTGTATATCCAAAGCTTTCTTGACCTTTCAATTTTTCATCAAAGCAATAATTATGGCTTTATGAACTACACTCTTAATAGTAAAAGTGCCCAAAGGAACCAAAAGCATGTTTTGGGGTGACTCTATAGAAAACTTAAGAACCTTTCAAGGGATAATTCTTCATACAtgtatttctgtaaataaaaaatagtagACAGTATACAccttttattaggtacaccttgctagtaaaaggatggacccccttttgccttcagaactgccttaattcttcatggcatactttcaacaaggtggtGGAagcattcctcagagattttgtttattaatttgagTTAAGGTTGCCTTTCTGTCATCTGGaatcagtctgcccattctcctctgacctctcacatcaacaaggcatttttgtccacacaactgccgctcactggatattttcttttttaggaCCATTCTCTGCAagccctagagatggttgtgcgtgaaaatcccagtagatcggtgttttctgaaatactcagaccagcctgtcggCACCAACAACGATGCcgcgttcaaagtcacttaaatcacctttcttcccccattctgatgctcggtctgcatttaagcaagttgtcttgaccacctatacatgcctaaatgcatccagttgcagccatgtgattggctgattagctagttgtgttaacaagcaactgaacagttgctgtacctaataaagtggctggtgagtgtatatgtcttGGATTCTGCTAGAGGTCGCTCAGGTTGTATTACTGAATAGGACTCACAGAACAATGGTTGGAACAGAGTTATTCCAATATCAGATGAccaacttttctttttctttgaatgTGCAGAACAACCCCACCCTTCCAGCAGGAACTATAAAACCTCTGCTCATACGACTCAAACACATTTCCTTAACTTTCCCATGAAAGTGTGCAGGACCACCAGTAACGATGGCATCGCAAGGCTTACAGATCCTAGGTGTTATGCTGGCTATAGTGGGCTGGCTGGGGACGATCACCACCTGTGCACTGCCTATGTGGAGGGTCACTGCTTTTATTGGTGCTAACATTGTTACAGCCCAGATAATCTGGGAAGGTCTGTGGATGAACTGTGTGGTTCAGAGCACCGGACAGATGCAGTGTAAGGTCTACGACTCCATGCTGGCTCTTCCTCAGGACCTGCAGGCAGCTCGAGCCATGGTCATCATCTCTGTCATAGTGGGAATATTTGGTGTGCTGATGGCTGTGGTTGGAGGAAAGTGCACCAACTGCATGGAGGATGAGGCAGCAAAAGCCAAAGCCTGCATTGTTGCTGGTGTGATCTTCATCATCGCGgccatcctcatcctcatcccTGTCAGCTGGTCTGCCAATACTGTAATCAGGGACTTCTACAACCCTCTGGTGAGTGAAGCCCAACGCCGAGAGCTAGGAGCCTCGCTCTATATTGGTTGGGGATCTGCAGCTCTCCTGTTGTTGGGTGGTGGGCTGCTATGCTGGAACTGCCCACCCAAGGAGCCTCGGCCCTACATGGCAGCCAAGTTTGCCCCTGCCAGATCGATGAATTATGTGTAAGCAACAAAATGAATGTCCATAAAGACTGAAGCCGGAACTGACAAATTATGAACTCTAAACAAAAGCAGATTGATCGGAGTATGTCTTTCTATATTTCTTTTGTTATACATATTTCTATTTGATTGATTACTGAATATTGAACTTTTGATCTGTTCAATATCTGTGAATGAATAAACTCTGTACATTGCACATTGAttaaatgcattgttcattTCAAACATCTAATGAAACAAAGTATTTGAGTGATTCAGTGTGATTCATTCCTATATgattaaatacatatatattaccTGAAATGTTTTCTGGGTAATCCTGAGTACTTCTGTGATGCTTATGGcaaagacaaaacacaaaatgttctACACATTCAACAAAAGAAACGCAAGAAAACAATTGGTACTGGTCACTAGAgatgcagatttctttacaggcAAATTGGCCAATGGCAGATTTTTTATAGCCCTTTTTAATCAAAAGCTCACACTGTTTGGgataaatgaacacaaaaaaacacattagtaTTTGGTCAGTTCTTTTTATTAGCCCAAGTATGCAATATAAACAgcattatttgctctttaagGGCCAAACTGGCATTTAAAACTTTTCAGTTTGAAAGAAATTGCTTAGTTAAGTAACATGGGTCAAATAAAGGGCAAACTAGCTAAGCAGCACTTTGAGTCAGGCATAATTATGCTACAGCATTTTGATACatgtgtagcagcagcattcaaatccAGAATGAGTGCACTTATGAGCCCTGCATTATttacatcaaaaactgtaaCACAGATCtactaaaataaacacaataaactgGCTAAATACTAATTTCATGTTTTGAGTAAATATCTGCCAATTCCAATTGTGCATCTCTAATGGTCACCTAACTAATGCAAAAGACAGTGTTGGGAAAAACCCCGCTACAGTGCATAGTTATATCAATGGCACTTCAGTTTTTGAAACTGTAGGACACATAATCCTATGTTACACTATTATGTTACATTCTGTTTGGGGATTTTAGGGtcattatatataatacagcctgatactactactactagccTGCCACATTCCTGCCTTTAAGTGACAAACTGCACTTACATTGATGCTCAATGTCTATGCTTGTGTGACACtaatagaaataaaagatgCTATGTCTTACTACTGCTGTTGTTGCGGGGTCATTTAACTATACTGTGAACTATACTCATCAATGTGCACAATGAAAAAAGTCttgcaaatatatgcaaataaaaaatgtcctCAAACGGCCAGTGCAGGTGGACATCCTTGAGAGGGGCACTGTGAGCTCAGCAGAGGCTAATAGTTAACTTTAAGGAATAGCTGAAAGGAATTTTCCCATGCAGAGACATAACTGAACACAACTGCTTGCAGGTCCAAGAGGAATGAGGCCAAACTAGCATTATTTTTCTAGTCGTgttagcaccaaaaaaaggaacAATAGCAGAGCACTGAGCTCATCCCAGGTTTTACATGAATCAGAGGCTGTGCACAAATGTCCCCTGAATCTCATCAGTGTACTATCACTAAGAAACACTGATCAAAAATAAAGCTATCACTTGCTTAAATTAGGCAGAACATTAAATCAGATGCTCTTAATGGGCATTTTGATGGCCAGGTTtctattatttgtattttttctttagtGAAAACAGGATTTTCTAATGTACACACACCTACTGACTGACACtcacataaatcatttttcaaaGGTCTAaaaacatatgaacagtttcatTCCAGTGAATGAAGgatgaaatattttgaaaaaatagcTGACATAAAATAGTAAAcgtgttttttttataataaatatcaCCAATTAACAACAACATACAAGAAAGAGAATGTTTTTCAAGGAGTCTATAATGTGTTTTGGAACgaaaaccttcatttctaattaCACCGTTTCCCCCTCACTGCAAAACTAGTTGATCAGGAACAACaagtttggtgtccaaagttggCATACAAggtacttctttagttttgttgcAAAGCTAATTCAGCTAGCAAGTCATGAAAGCTTAGACCCACCACATAGCTTTGCTACAAGCAGCACATGATTGTGCCAAACTGCATTGAGTTgctaagtaatctcaaataaactTGAGAAATCAAGTTTAGTTGAGATTATGTAATAACTTGATGTAGTTTGAGACAAGTGTGTAATGATTTGGATGTGCGGTTATCATGATGCTAATTTGCTGGCTATAGGATTTATTTGTTGGCCTTGTAGTGCCagtataaaactaaagaagcaaatttcagacaccaaacaagtcTTGTTTGATACTTTTGTGTAAGGGGAAACTGTTTAAACTTGATTTTATTGCTGAGGTATTCCTTTATCTTGACTGTAATGTAAGGACATTTTACAGCATGCAGGAAAGATTGTTGTCAAATGATTAATCTTAGAAACTGTCCGGTGCCTTAATCAGCATACACAAGATGAAATAACCCTAAGAACAAAGAAATATGATGAAGCAATTTATCTGTGCACCTACGCTAAGTATACTCATAACATGACAAGACTCTGCATGCTTTAAACATTGAGGGTGTGGTTCCATTCAAATTCATACCATACTACAAATGAAAGGCAAAAAATGATTCATAAACAAATCATTATGACCAAACTGGCTGCACGTGAAGTTCAGAGAAGTGAAGCAAGTGCAGTCTCTGCCTGATCTGTTAACCATGTGAAGCCACATGCTGGTCAGCTCTGCTAATATATTTAGTGAGGCCATGGTTTACAGATCAGACAAACTGAAGGCAAACAAATAGAAAAGAAAGTTTAGTTCAACTAAACGCAGCCTCTGTAAACATCCTTCTCAAGGATCATGGTTTTCCTAAACATTCAATTTACCTCAAGATTTAATGAGCTGATGAGTGGAATCAAGTCCTTAAATAAGGTAGAACTGGTCAATTCTGcaggtctctgtctctcagcctTGCTTTAACAACAACCAtttagaattgttttttttttctagctttattttactgtccCCATGTATTAATGAAACCCAACTGAAAGTGTTTCCAAATGTGTTGTCAGGAGACTTAAAATAGTGAATGGCTCCTTTTAATGATTAAACCCTCATCTAAGAACTACACCATTCCAGCCAATAGAGGGCTATAGCTAtacaaactgaaaactgaatgaAAACAGGTTATAGCCTACTACAGTCTTTCAAACACTGCAGACTCAAATGAAGGTGTTTTTAATAGACTGTAGGTAAACATGTGGACCACTGGCAATCCCACTGAAAGAAAAGGGTTGTCTGAcgaactgaa
It includes:
- the cldnb gene encoding claudin b; the encoded protein is MVSAGLQMLGAALGIIGWIGVIITCALPMWRVTAFIGSNIVTSQISWEGIWMSCVVQSTGQMQCKVYDSMLALSSDLQAARALTVISIVVGLMGIFLAMAGGKCTNCVEDEKSKAKVAVTAGVVFIISGVLCLIPVCWTAQTIIQDFYNPMLNQAQKRELGAALFIGWGAAALLIIGGGLLCSSCPPKDNSPYTAKYNAARSASAPSTKDYV
- the LOC108427923 gene encoding claudin-4-like gives rise to the protein MASQGLQILGVMLAIVGWLGTITTCALPMWRVTAFIGANIVTAQIIWEGLWMNCVVQSTGQMQCKVYDSMLALPQDLQAARAMVIISVIVGIFGVLMAVVGGKCTNCMEDEAAKAKACIVAGVIFIIAAILILIPVSWSANTVIRDFYNPLVSEAQRRELGASLYIGWGSAALLLLGGGLLCWNCPPKEPRPYMAAKFAPARSMNYV